The stretch of DNA GATTTGAGATTTAGATACTATAAAAAGGGTTCTGGAGCGAACATCTTTCAGGCCTAGTGATATCACAAGGGAATGAATCTGCATTTTCCTCGTCAACCACTTTCAAATTTGACCATGTGAGGCCGTTATCAACAGATATTTTAGTTTCATATCTGGCtatctttttattatattttcctttgttaTGAGAGTAGTCAAAGGAAGGATGAAACGAGCCAATTATTGTTCCTTCTAAGAAATGAGGAGAAGCAATATCAATATAACCAAAGTGAGGATTTATTGTCCATTCAACAggtaaaaatttcaacCCTTGAGAATCTGATATTAAAATTTCTGAGGGAGCTGGTTGGTCGTTTTTTTCATCTGTGAATATCGTAGATATAGGAATGATTATTCTTCCAATAGAATCTTCATAAATTCCATACATATGGACGTGCCGTACTTGAGCAGGTAGACGTgccttttgaaaagtagACGCATCATTGGATATCCAGATGTCCATGGGTGACATTTCATTGTATCTATCATCTTGTGTCGAAACGATTATATGTGATTTTAATATCTTGTATTGATAAataattttatcattaaactcatcaaattttttgaaagttttacCTCCATCAGTACTTAAGGCTAATTGTGTATATGCGGCACTTAAGTGACGATCGCTATCGTAACCATGGTTCGAGAACAAACATAGTATCGAAGCGTCGTTACCCTCAATATCAGAATCCTTGCTAGATTTGACAAAGTTGCAGCTTGAACTTGTTATATGgtcatcttctttctttttcaaggaaGGTTCGATATTGTAAAAGGATTCCCCATCGTTGGTAAAGTAAGTTTCATTTTGTATTTGGATATAACCATTGTCGTTTATAAAGCAAGGGCAATCTGCAATAAGGTACTTTTTATCTGTCGGATGGGTAGCTATAGAGCAAGAAGTACCCAAACGACAGTTTTCAGAGACGGGTATAGTCAGAGCCCTCCATGATTTTCCACGATCATCGGTGACGTAAAATTTGGGTGATAAATGTATCGAAACAAAAGCCCTGTCCTGTCCATGCAAAGGATCAACAATTAATTCGAGAATATGcccttcaatttctttgacCGCTTCCCAATTTTCTCCAGAATCGGAACTTATCCACACGACTTGATTATCTAATCTGATTAAACTGTTGGAATCGTCAAAGCTCTCTAGACTAAATGAATATTCTGAAAGAGTCTCCGTTACTTTGGGGACGAATTCCTCTGCATTGAGTAACGGAATAAAGAGACATGTCCAAATCGTGCATATGACTTGGAGTAATATCATAATTGAGGATCTCTTACCTTTTCTTAGttcaaagctttttttcaaagctcGGAACTTTATGCTACGATTCAATgactaaaaaaaaggtagcGGATAATCTTTTGGTTGCAAATTGGCGGCatttaaatatattttgGGTTGCAAATAttctaaaaatattctcatAATATTCTAAAAATATCTAGCCTAGGTAATTGCAATTATTTTGAGTCTGGTTATTTTGAGTTGACCATGTTCACTTCCTTTTCAGTCATCAAGACAACGTGTTTACCATCTAATGGGGAATCAAACAGATAAAACTAGAAACTGAGCAAAAATACTTTGATTTGCTAATGTCGCCAGTAGTACGATAATACTATAAAGATATGCTGTTGAAGCTGATATTTAAAGAATGAGAATCTCTAAGGGATCATAGTCTAGAATGG from Saccharomyces cerevisiae S288C chromosome XIV, complete sequence encodes:
- a CDS encoding uncharacterized protein (Putative membrane-localized hypothetical protein) codes for the protein MILLQVICTIWTCLFIPLLNAEEFVPKVTETLSEYSFSLESFDDSNSLIRLDNQVVWISSDSGENWEAVKEIEGHILELIVDPLHGQDRAFVSIHLSPKFYVTDDRGKSWRALTIPVSENCRLGTSCSIATHPTDKKYLIADCPCFINDNGYIQIQNETYFTNDGESFYNIEPSLKKKEDDHITSSSCNFVKSSKDSDIEGNDASILCLFSNHGYDSDRHLSAAYTQLALSTDGGKTFKKFDEFNDKIIYQYKILKSHIIVSTQDDRYNEMSPMDIWISNDASTFQKARLPAQVRHVHMYGIYEDSIGRIIIPISTIFTDEKNDQPAPSEILISDSQGLKFLPVEWTINPHFGYIDIASPHFLEGTIIGSFHPSFDYSHNKGKYNKKIARYETKISVDNGLTWSNLKVVDEENADSFPCDITRPERCSLQNPFYSI